The following coding sequences are from one Biomphalaria glabrata chromosome 8, xgBioGlab47.1, whole genome shotgun sequence window:
- the LOC106075828 gene encoding uncharacterized protein LOC106075828 isoform X2 produces MTISFVIKKPCVPMINLKKNLKMPNIIDFINRLSYKTSEDTIRDMIKLLSDATADYNLSFNAELSISSVLEKQIQEIVSKHGANINVAIEINGRMHTLLSVVLNNYFPAYPDSQKLAEWLLDHGASIEHTHPSALHKAILMRCWSLVVKLYILGLQPLDIQVHLFGALSPFKTALLMKQDKLAQLFVTSNFLTPTDISDCRSNTLGELLRRYHVQVDVSSWKDIQLSPNSLLHITKQSILANIRLHNSELHRLPKPIRDELEWDSQDKYLSYFQQTEEDFTLADIIIVKLYKSVPYKIWRNPIL; encoded by the coding sequence atgaccatttcctttgtcataaaaaaacctTGTGTTCCAAtgatcaacttaaaaaaaaatcttaaaatgcCAAATATTATTGATTTTATAAATCGATTGAGCTACAAGACTTCCGAAGATACGATACGGGACATGATCAAACTGTTATCTGACGCAACAGCTGACTATAATCTTTCTTTCAATGCAGAGCTATCAATATCGTCTGTTTTAGAAAAGCAGATCCAAGAAATTGTATCAAAGCATGGCGCCAACATTAATGTAGCTATTGAAATCAATGGTCGGATGCATACTCTGCTGTCTGTTGTGTTAAATAACTACTTCCCTGCTTACCCTGACTCACAGAAACTCGCGGAATGGCTCCTGGATCACGGGGCATCTATAGAGCATACACATCCATCTGCTTTGCACAAGGCAATTCTAATGAGATGTTGGAGTTTAGTTGTGAAACTCTACATTTTAGGTCTTCAACCCCTGGACATACAAGTTCACTTGTTTGGAGCGTTATCACCTTTCAAGACCGCTCTATTGATGAAACAAGACAAACTTGCCCAGCTGTTTGTAACAAGCAACTTTTTAACTCCAACGGACATTTCTGATTGTAGGTCTAACACGTTAGGAGAACTACTTCGTCGTTATCATGTTCAAGTAGACGTGAGCAGTTGGAAAGATATTCAATTATCTCCTAATTCTCTCTTGCATATcacaaaacaatccattttaGCCAATATTCGCTTACATAATAGTGAACTACATAGACTGCCTAAACCTATCAGGGATGAGTTAGAATGGGACTcacaagataaatatttaagtTACTTTCAGCAGACAGAAGAAGATTTTACACTGGCAGACATTATTATCGTAAAACTATACAAAAGTGTTCCATACAAGATATGGCGTAACCCAATATTGTAA
- the LOC106075828 gene encoding uncharacterized protein LOC106075828 isoform X1: MESKLLLVFIPVSIVLEFNSTLDSINQFPVSLQVFQTCCGIDVEKNTKIWMTISFVIKKPCVPMINLKKNLKMPNIIDFINRLSYKTSEDTIRDMIKLLSDATADYNLSFNAELSISSVLEKQIQEIVSKHGANINVAIEINGRMHTLLSVVLNNYFPAYPDSQKLAEWLLDHGASIEHTHPSALHKAILMRCWSLVVKLYILGLQPLDIQVHLFGALSPFKTALLMKQDKLAQLFVTSNFLTPTDISDCRSNTLGELLRRYHVQVDVSSWKDIQLSPNSLLHITKQSILANIRLHNSELHRLPKPIRDELEWDSQDKYLSYFQQTEEDFTLADIIIVKLYKSVPYKIWRNPIL, translated from the exons ATGGAATCCAAACTATTACTAGTTTTTATACCTGTTTCAATAGTTCTTGAATTCAATAGCACGCTTGACTCGATCAATCAGTTCCCTGTATCTCTTCAGGTCTTTCAG ACATGTTGCGGAATCGACgttgaaaaaaacacaaaaatttggatgaccatttcctttgtcataaaaaaacctTGTGTTCCAAtgatcaacttaaaaaaaaatcttaaaatgcCAAATATTATTGATTTTATAAATCGATTGAGCTACAAGACTTCCGAAGATACGATACGGGACATGATCAAACTGTTATCTGACGCAACAGCTGACTATAATCTTTCTTTCAATGCAGAGCTATCAATATCGTCTGTTTTAGAAAAGCAGATCCAAGAAATTGTATCAAAGCATGGCGCCAACATTAATGTAGCTATTGAAATCAATGGTCGGATGCATACTCTGCTGTCTGTTGTGTTAAATAACTACTTCCCTGCTTACCCTGACTCACAGAAACTCGCGGAATGGCTCCTGGATCACGGGGCATCTATAGAGCATACACATCCATCTGCTTTGCACAAGGCAATTCTAATGAGATGTTGGAGTTTAGTTGTGAAACTCTACATTTTAGGTCTTCAACCCCTGGACATACAAGTTCACTTGTTTGGAGCGTTATCACCTTTCAAGACCGCTCTATTGATGAAACAAGACAAACTTGCCCAGCTGTTTGTAACAAGCAACTTTTTAACTCCAACGGACATTTCTGATTGTAGGTCTAACACGTTAGGAGAACTACTTCGTCGTTATCATGTTCAAGTAGACGTGAGCAGTTGGAAAGATATTCAATTATCTCCTAATTCTCTCTTGCATATcacaaaacaatccattttaGCCAATATTCGCTTACATAATAGTGAACTACATAGACTGCCTAAACCTATCAGGGATGAGTTAGAATGGGACTcacaagataaatatttaagtTACTTTCAGCAGACAGAAGAAGATTTTACACTGGCAGACATTATTATCGTAAAACTATACAAAAGTGTTCCATACAAGATATGGCGTAACCCAATATTGTAA
- the LOC106068587 gene encoding uncharacterized protein LOC106068587, producing the protein MISQHLILGLVVLTLTNTDYTSGQYTYKSNVPSSNTVYVPSSSSQYVPSKVNQYSPSTVSQYVPISNSQYVAPSKDQYAAPSSNPYYEPSNNQYVAPSKDQYVVPSKDQYLVPSKDQYVAPSKDQYVAPSSNQYNAPSKDQYVVPNKVQYIVPSKDQYVAPSKDQYAASSKDKYVAPSKDQYVAPSKDLYVAPSTNPYYEPNNNQYIAPSKDQYVAPSKDQYGVPSKDQYVAPSKDQYVAPSKDQYVAPSKDRYIAPSKDQYVAPSKDQYGVPSKDQYVAPSKDQYAAPSKDQYIAPSKDQYVAPSKDQYGVPSKDQYVAPSKDQYVAPSKDQYVAPSKDQYIAPSKDQYVAPSKDQYGVPSKDQYVAPSKDQYAAPSKDQYIAPSKDQYVAPSKDQYGVPSKDQYVAPSKDQYVAPSSNQYNTPSKDQYVLPSKIQYVAPSKGQYVAPSKDQYAAPSKDQYVAPSKDQYVAPSKDLYVASSKDQYVASSSNQYNAPSKDQYVIPNKIQYVAPSKNQYVAPSKGQYVAPSKGQYAAPSTNPYYEPNNNQYVAPSKDQYVSPSNNQYVAPSKDQYVAPSKDQYVAPSKDQYVSPSNNQYVAPSKDQYVAPSKDQYVSPSNNQYVAPSKDQYVAPSKDQYVAPSKDQYVAPSNNQYVAPSKNTYYVPSFVQSAVPSNTQYFIASNSQYVAPSSNQYVAPSSNQYVAPSSNQYVAPSSNQYVAPSSNQYVAPSSNQYVAPSSNQYVAPSSNQYVAPSSNQYVAPSSNQYVAPSSNQYVAPSSNQYVAPSSNQYVAPSSNQYVAQSNQYVAPSNNQYVAPITKPYVAATTAKPYAVPSKQSGY; encoded by the coding sequence ATGATTTCTCAACATTTAATTCTAGGACTGGTTGTGCTGACCTTAACTAACACAGATTATACATCAGGGCAATATACATATAAGTCTAATGTACCTTCCAGCAACACAGTTTATGTTCCGTCCTCAAGCAGTCAATATGTGCCTAGCAAAGTTAACCAGTACTCTCCAAGCACAGTAAGCCAATATGTACCAATCTCAAACAGTCAATATGTAGCGCCAAGCAAGGATCAGTATGCTGCTCCAAGCTCTAATCCGTACTATGAACCAAGCAACAATCAGTATGTAGCTCCAAGCAAAGATCAGTATGTTGTTCCAAGCAAAGACCAGTATCTTGTTCCAAGTAAGGACCAGTATGTTGCTCCAAGCAAAGATCAGTATGTTGCTCCAAGCTCTAACCAGTACAATGCACCAAGCAAGGATCAATACGTCGTCCCAAACAAGGTCCAATATATTGTTCCAAGCAAAGACCAGTATGTTGCTCCAAGCAAGGACCAGTATGCTGCTTCAAGCAAGGACAAGTATGTTGCTCCAAGTAAAGATCAGTATGTTGCTCCAAGCAAAGATCTGTATGTAGCTCCAAGCACTAATCCGTACTATGAACCAAATAACAATCAGTATATTGCTCCAAGTAAAGATCAGTATGTTGCCCCAAGCAAAGATCAGTATGGTGTTCCAAGCAAAGATCAGTATGTTGCTCCAAGCAAGGACCAGTATGTTGCTCCAAGCAAGGATCAGTATGTTGCTCCAAGCAAGGACCGGTATATTGCTCCAAGTAAAGATCAGTATGTTGCCCCAAGCAAAGATCAGTATGGTGTTCCAAGCAAAGATCAGTATGTTGCTCCAAGCAAGGACCAGTATGCTGCACCAAGCAAAGATCAGTATATTGCTCCAAGTAAAGATCAGTATGTTGCCCCAAGCAAAGATCAGTATGGTGTTCCAAGCAAAGATCAGTATGTTGCTCCAAGCAAGGACCAGTATGTTGCTCCAAGCAAGGATCAGTATGTTGCTCCAAGCAAGGACCAGTATATTGCTCCAAGTAAAGATCAGTATGTTGCCCCAAGCAAAGATCAGTATGGTGTTCCAAGCAAAGATCAGTATGTTGCTCCAAGCAAGGACCAGTATGCTGCACCAAGCAAAGATCAGTATATTGCTCCAAGTAAAGATCAGTATGTTGCCCCAAGCAAAGATCAGTATGGTGTTCCAAGCAAAGATCAGTATGTTGCTCCAAGCAAGGACCAGTATGTTGCTCCAAGCTCTAACCAGTACAATACACCAAGCAAGGACCAATATGTTCTCCCAAGCAAAATCCAATATGTTGCTCCAAGTAAAGGTCAGTATGTTGCTCCAAGCAAAGATCAGTATGCTGCACCAAGCAAGGACCAGTATGTTGCTCCAAGCAAGGACCAGTATGTTGCTCCAAGCAAAGATCTATATGTTGCTTCAAGTAAAGATCAGTACGTTGCTTCAAGCTCTAACCAGTACAATGCACCAAGCAAGGACCAATATGTTATCCCAAACAAAATCCAATACGTTGCTCCAAGCAAAAATCAGTATGTTGCTCCAAGTAAAGGTCAGTATGTTGCTCCAAGTAAAGGTCAGTATGCTGCACCAAGCACTAATCCGTACTACGAACCTAATAACAATCAATATGTTGCTCCAAGCAAAGACCAATATGTATCTCCAAGCAATAATCAATATGTTGCTCCAAGCAAAGACCAGTATGTTGCTCCAAGCAAAGACCAGTATGTTGCTCCAAGCAAAGACCAATATGTCTCTCCAAGCAATAATCAATATGTTGCTCCAAGCAAAGACCAGTATGTTGCTCCAAGCAAAGACCAATATGTATCTCCAAGCAATAATCAATATGTTGCTCCAAGCAAAGACCAGTATGTTGCTCCAAGCAAAGACCAATATGTTGCTCCAAGCAAAGACCAATATGTCGCTCCAAGCAATAACCAATATGTTGCACCAAGCAAGAACACTTACTATGTGCCTAGTTTTGTTCAATCTGCTGTTCCCAGCAACACTCAGTACTTTATAGCAAGCAACAGTCAGTACGTAGCACCAAGCAGCAATCAATACGTAGCACCAAGCAGCAATCAGTACGTAGCACCAAGCAGCAATCAATATGTAGCACCAAGCAGCAATCAATATGTAGCACCAAGCAGCAATCAATATGTAGCACCAAGCAGCAATCAATATGTAGCACCAAGCAGCAATCAATATGTAGCACCAAGCAGCAATCAATATGTAGCACCAAGCAGCAATCAATATGTAGCACCAAGCAGCAATCAATATGTAGCACCAAGCAGCAATCAATATGTAGCACCAAGCAGCAATCAATATGTAGCACCAAGCAGCAATCAGTATGTAGCACCAAGCAGCAATCAATATGTAGCACAAAGCAACCAGTACGTAGCACCAAGCAACAACCAATATGTTGCCCCAATTACTAAACCATATGTAGCAGCAACAACCGCTAAGCCTTATGCAGTACCAAGCAAACAAAGCGGCTATTAA